Proteins from a genomic interval of Oreochromis aureus strain Israel breed Guangdong linkage group 6, ZZ_aureus, whole genome shotgun sequence:
- the LOC120440588 gene encoding uncharacterized protein LOC120440588, with protein MCSSSCPLTEKPAAYIWYKNREFLYEDWSPWYQELLSSEEAVTYSCAVKGYEDHRAPEVSVDSITETCFSVTYAKGRMCSSQQTSVDESCSITYPREIHVQRTPAEQRYLIRLTCNSSCFLTDPLISFVWYENRKSTVKEGKQILVSSSNPDSLSCAVKGLEDVRSADVCDNDSCWRLNYVHSRICALEGSSVNISSKYSHPDYEQIQSKCWYKVKREAEQLTEDADHVEYDDSMKNQHILRLKKLKRDDSAEYRFTITTENEEVNQSDFPGVTLIVTELRVKMSPSAVVTEGQRVTLTCSTSCPLTDNTNYIWYLNSRPLTPRENQNKHLILDPVSREDAGSYSCAVKTNKDISSAPKTLTVQSITGTWTPAAAGVSAALLLLILLTVCWWRRRKRKSHQPTRNENLDALEYDDIAAHRGEQDLNYQRLHVYKNESDSLYSTIPPSQPREQHHIHYNPESKRTCRQSPRRTSDNKEQMNPESISAQSAQQDDHHYSRLHFSEKHTADLYSTIEPLPAH; from the exons atgtgcagcagcagctgtcctCTGACTGAAAAGCCTGCAGCCTACATCTGGTACAAGAACAGAGAGTTTCTCTATGAGGACTGGTCTCCCTGGTACCAAGAGCTGCTCAGCAGTGAGGAAGCAGTCACATACTCCTGTGCTGTCAAAGGCTACGAGGATCACAGAGCCCCTGAAGTCTCTGTGG ATTCCATCACAGAGACCTGCTTCAGTGTGACCTATGCTAAAGGGAGAATGTGTTCTTCTCAGCAGACATCAGTGGACGAGTCCTGCTCCATCACATATCCCAGAG AAATTCATGTCCAGAGGACTCCTGCTGAACAAAGATATCTCATCAGACTGACCTGTAACAGCAGCTGTTTTCTGACTGACCCTCTGATTTCCTTTGTGTGGTATGAGAACAGAAAGTCTACAgtgaaggagggaaaacagatTCTAGTTTCCAGCTCTAATCCAGACAGTTTGTCTTGTGCTGTAAAAGGTCTTGAGGATGTGCGCTCTGCTGACGTCT GTGATAATGATTCCTGCTGGAGGTTGAATTATGTCCACAGCAGAATCTGTGCTCTGGAAGGATCTTCAGTCAACATCTCCAGTAAATACTCACATCCTGACTACGAGCAGATACAGTCTAAATGTTGGTATAAAGTCAAGAGAGAAGCTGAACAGCTGACTGAGGATGCAGATCATGTGGAGTATGATGACAGCATGAAGAACCAACACATCCTCAGATTAAAGAAGCTGAAGAGAGATGACTCAGCAGAATACAGGTTCACCATCACAACAGAAAATGAAGAAGTGAATCAGTCTGATTTTCCTGGAGTTACTCTGATTGTCACAG AGCTGAGAGTGAAGATGAGTCCTTCTGCAGTGGTGACAGAGGGTCAGAGAGTCACACTGACCTGCAGTACCAGCTGTCCTCTGACTgacaacacaaactacatttggtACTTGAACAGTCGACCTCTGACCCCGAGAGAGAACCAGAACAAACATCTGATCCTAGACCCAGTCAGCAGGGAGGATGCAGGAAGCTACTCCTGTGCTGTGAAAACCAACAAAGATATCAGCTCTGCTCCAAAGACTCTCACTGTCCAAAGTATCACAGGAACATGGacaccagcagctgcaggagtttctgcagctctgctgcttTTAATACTTCTCACTGTCTGCTGGTGGAGGAG AAGAAAGAGGAAATCTCACCAACCTACAAGAAATGAAAATTTGGATGCTTTGGAg TATGACGACATCGCAGCTCATCGAGGAGAGCAGGACCTGAACTACCAAAGACTCCACGTCTACAAGAATGAATCAGATTCTCTCTACTCCACGATTCCTCCATCTCAGCCCCGAGAACAACATCATATCCACTACAATCCTGA ATCAAAGAGGACTTGCAGACAGTCTCCAAGAAGAACCTCAGACAACAAAGAGCAG ATGAACCCTGAAAGTATCTCAGCTCAGTCAGCACAGCAGGATGATCATCACTACAGCAGACTGCACTTCAGTGAGAAGCACACAGCTGATCTCTACTCCACCATCGAGCCACTGCCTGCTCACTAA
- the LOC116326302 gene encoding uncharacterized protein LOC116326302 isoform X1 — MSAESNFTLTINNLTERDANLYCCIKTADTSKCQQSGIHLQVTELQVKVIPATEGQTVTLMCSSSCPLTEKPAAYIWYKNREFLYEDWSPWYQELLSSEEAVTYSCAVKGYEDLRAPEVSVDSITQTCFSVTYAKGRMCSSQQTSVDESCSITYPREIHVQRTPAEHRGHIRLTCNSSCFLTDPLISFVWYETRKSTVKEGKQILVSSSNPDSLSCAVKGLEDVRSADVCVNDSCWMLNYVHSRICALEGSSVNISSKYSHPDYEQIQSKCWYKVKREAEQLTEDADHVEYDDSMKNQHILRLKKLKRDDSAEYRFTITTENEEVNQSDFPGVTLIVTELRVKMSPSAVVTEGQRVTLTCSTSCPLTDNTNYIWYLNSRPLTPRENQNKHLILDPVSREDAGSYSCAVKTNKDISSAPKTLTVQSITGTWTPAAAGVSAALLLLILLTVCWWRSRKRSTSRLSPTSETMENLEQVNFGPQHDDISAQPAEQELDYSEINLSKNQTEHPYSTVQSFQEQEHVPYAVVNFRDNTTPELNDQAVDT, encoded by the exons ATGTCAGCAGAGAGTAATTTCACTCTAACAATCAATAATCTAACAGAGAGAGATGCAAATCTTTACTGCTGCATTAAAACTGCTGACACATCAAAGTGCCAACAAAGTGGAATTCATCTCCAAGTTACAG AGCTGCAGGTAAAGGTGATTCCTGCCACAGAGGGACAGACAGTAACACtgatgtgcagcagcagctgtcctCTGACTGAAAAGCCTGCAGCCTACATCTGGTACAAGAACAGAGAGTTTCTCTATGAGGACTGGTCTCCCTGGTACCAAGAGCTGCTCAGCAGTGAGGAAGCAGTCACATACTCCTGTGCTGTCAAAGGCTACGAGGATCTCAGAGCCCCTGAAGTCTCTGTGG ATTCCATCACACAGACCTGCTTCAGTGTGACCTATGCTAAAGGGAGAATGTGTTCTTCTCAGCAGACATCAGTGGACGAGTCCTGCTCCATCACATATCCCAGAG AAATTCATGTCCAGAGGACTCCTGCTGAACACAGAGGTCACATCAGACTGACCTGTAACAGCAGCTGTTTTCTGACTGACCCTCTGATTTCCTTTGTGTGGTATGAGACCAGAAAGTCTACAgtgaaggagggaaaacagatTCTAGTTTCCAGCTCTAATCCAGACAGTTTGTCTTGTGCTGTAAAAGGTCTTGAGGATGTGCGCTCTGCTGACGTCT GTGTTAATGATTCCTGCTGGATGTTGAATTATGTCCACAGCAGAATCTGTGCTCTGGAAGGATCTTCAGTCAACATCTCCAGTAAATACTCACATCCTGACTACGAGCAGATACAGTCTAAATGTTGGTATAAAGTCAAGAGAGAAGCTGAACAGCTGACTGAGGATGCAGATCATGTGGAGTATGATGACAGCATGAAGAACCAACACATCCTCAGATTAAAGAAGCTGAAGAGAGATGACTCAGCAGAATACAGGTTCACCATCACAACAGAAAATGAAGAAGTGAATCAGTCTGATTTTCCTGGAGTTACTCTGATTGTCACAG AGCTGAGAGTGAAGATGAGTCCTTCTGCAGTGGTGACAGAGGGTCAGAGAGTCACACTGACCTGCAGTACCAGCTGTCCTCTGACTgacaacacaaactacatttggtACTTGAACAGTCGACCTCTGACCCCGAGAGAGAACCAGAACAAACATCTGATCCTAGACCCAGTCAGCAGGGAGGATGCAGGAAGCTACTCCTGTGCTGTGAAAACCAACAAAGATATCAGCTCTGCTCCAAAGACTCTCACTGTCCAAAGTATCACAGGAACATGGacaccagcagctgcaggagtttctgcagctctgctgcttTTAATACTTCTCACTGTCTGCTGGTGGAGGAG CAGAAAAAGGAGCACTTCTAGATTATCGCCAACGAGTGAAACAATGGAAAACTTGGAGCag GTAAATTTTGGTCCCCAGCATGACGACATCTCAGCTCAACCAGCAGAGCAGGAACTTGACTACAGCGAGATCAACTTGTCCAAGAACCAAACAGAACATCCCTACTCCACTGTTCAGTCATTTCAAGAACAGGAGCATGTCCCCTACGCTGTTGTCAACTTCAGAGACAACACAACACCTGA ACTCAATGACCAGGCTGTGGACACCTAG
- the LOC116326302 gene encoding B-cell receptor CD22-like isoform X2 — protein MSAESNFTLTINNLTERDANLYCCIKTADTSKCQQSGIHLQVTELQVKVIPATEGQTVTLMCSSSCPLTEKPAAYIWYKNREFLYEDWSPWYQELLSSEEAVTYSCAVKGYEDLRAPEVSVDSITQTCFSVTYAKGRMCSSQQTSVDESCSITYPREIHVQRTPAEHRGHIRLTCNSSCFLTDPLISFVWYETRKSTVKEGKQILVSSSNPDSLSCAVKGLEDVRSADVCVNDSCWMLNYVHSRICALEGSSVNISSKYSHPDYEQIQSKCWYKVKREAEQLTEDADHVEYDDSMKNQHILRLKKLKRDDSAEYRFTITTENEEVNQSDFPGVTLIVTELRVKMSPSAVVTEGQRVTLTCSTSCPLTDNTNYIWYLNSRPLTPRENQNKHLILDPVSREDAGSYSCAVKTNKDISSAPKTLTVQSITGTWTPAAAGVSAALLLLILLTVCWWRRKRSTSRLSPTSETMENLEQVNFGPQHDDISAQPAEQELDYSEINLSKNQTEHPYSTVQSFQEQEHVPYAVVNFRDNTTPELNDQAVDT, from the exons ATGTCAGCAGAGAGTAATTTCACTCTAACAATCAATAATCTAACAGAGAGAGATGCAAATCTTTACTGCTGCATTAAAACTGCTGACACATCAAAGTGCCAACAAAGTGGAATTCATCTCCAAGTTACAG AGCTGCAGGTAAAGGTGATTCCTGCCACAGAGGGACAGACAGTAACACtgatgtgcagcagcagctgtcctCTGACTGAAAAGCCTGCAGCCTACATCTGGTACAAGAACAGAGAGTTTCTCTATGAGGACTGGTCTCCCTGGTACCAAGAGCTGCTCAGCAGTGAGGAAGCAGTCACATACTCCTGTGCTGTCAAAGGCTACGAGGATCTCAGAGCCCCTGAAGTCTCTGTGG ATTCCATCACACAGACCTGCTTCAGTGTGACCTATGCTAAAGGGAGAATGTGTTCTTCTCAGCAGACATCAGTGGACGAGTCCTGCTCCATCACATATCCCAGAG AAATTCATGTCCAGAGGACTCCTGCTGAACACAGAGGTCACATCAGACTGACCTGTAACAGCAGCTGTTTTCTGACTGACCCTCTGATTTCCTTTGTGTGGTATGAGACCAGAAAGTCTACAgtgaaggagggaaaacagatTCTAGTTTCCAGCTCTAATCCAGACAGTTTGTCTTGTGCTGTAAAAGGTCTTGAGGATGTGCGCTCTGCTGACGTCT GTGTTAATGATTCCTGCTGGATGTTGAATTATGTCCACAGCAGAATCTGTGCTCTGGAAGGATCTTCAGTCAACATCTCCAGTAAATACTCACATCCTGACTACGAGCAGATACAGTCTAAATGTTGGTATAAAGTCAAGAGAGAAGCTGAACAGCTGACTGAGGATGCAGATCATGTGGAGTATGATGACAGCATGAAGAACCAACACATCCTCAGATTAAAGAAGCTGAAGAGAGATGACTCAGCAGAATACAGGTTCACCATCACAACAGAAAATGAAGAAGTGAATCAGTCTGATTTTCCTGGAGTTACTCTGATTGTCACAG AGCTGAGAGTGAAGATGAGTCCTTCTGCAGTGGTGACAGAGGGTCAGAGAGTCACACTGACCTGCAGTACCAGCTGTCCTCTGACTgacaacacaaactacatttggtACTTGAACAGTCGACCTCTGACCCCGAGAGAGAACCAGAACAAACATCTGATCCTAGACCCAGTCAGCAGGGAGGATGCAGGAAGCTACTCCTGTGCTGTGAAAACCAACAAAGATATCAGCTCTGCTCCAAAGACTCTCACTGTCCAAAGTATCACAGGAACATGGacaccagcagctgcaggagtttctgcagctctgctgcttTTAATACTTCTCACTGTCTGCTGGTGGAGGAG AAAAAGGAGCACTTCTAGATTATCGCCAACGAGTGAAACAATGGAAAACTTGGAGCag GTAAATTTTGGTCCCCAGCATGACGACATCTCAGCTCAACCAGCAGAGCAGGAACTTGACTACAGCGAGATCAACTTGTCCAAGAACCAAACAGAACATCCCTACTCCACTGTTCAGTCATTTCAAGAACAGGAGCATGTCCCCTACGCTGTTGTCAACTTCAGAGACAACACAACACCTGA ACTCAATGACCAGGCTGTGGACACCTAG